A portion of the Coturnix japonica isolate 7356 chromosome 4, Coturnix japonica 2.1, whole genome shotgun sequence genome contains these proteins:
- the CASP6 gene encoding caspase-6, whose translation MSGSEQRRAAGHVQLDSKPTPTTTDGNQNITEVDAFDIRQTYDPAEQYKMNHQRRGVALIFNHEHFFWHLRLPDRRGTLADRNNLKRSLTDLGFEVRIFDDLKAEDVLQKVYEASRDDYSNADCFVCVFLSHGENDHVYAYDAQIKIETITNMFRGDKCQSLVGKPKIFIIQACRGDKHDDPVLVQDSVDSKDETTVNQTEVDAAGVYTLPAGADFIMCYSVAQGYFSHRETINGSWYIQDLCEALRKHGSSLEFTELLTVVNRKVSHRSVDMCRDINAIGKKQIPCFASMLTKKLYFHLKSK comes from the exons ATGTCGGGCTCGGAGCAGCGGCGGGCGGCAG GCCATGTGCAGTTGGACAGCAAACCTACACCAACCACCACAG ATGGAAATCAGAACATTACAGAAGTGGATGCATTTGATATAAG ACAAACATATGACCCTGCAGAGCAATACAAAATGAACCATCAGAGAAGAGGAGTTGCGTTAATCTTCAATCATGAGCACTTTTTTTGGCATTTAAGGCTGCCAGACAGACGTGGGACTTTGGCAGACAGAAACAATCTGAAACGCAG TTTGACAGACCTTGGATTTGAAGTCAGAATTTTTGACgatctgaaagcagaagatgtGCTGCAAAAAGTGTATGAAG CCTCTCGGGATGACTACAGCAACGCTGACTGCTTTGTTTGCGTGTTCTTGAGTCACGGTGAGAATGATCACGTCTACGCATATGATGCCCAAATCAAAATTGAGACAATCAcaaacatgttcagaggagaCAAGTGCCAGAGTCTGGTAGGAAAGCCGAAGATATTTATAATTCAG GCATGTCGAGGTGATAAACATGATGATCCAGTTCTTGTCCAGGATTCAGTAGACAGCAAAGATGAAACCACTGTTAACCAGACTGAAGTGGATGCAGCTGGCGTCTATACCCTGCCGGCTGGTGCGGACTTTATTATGTGCTATTCTGTGGCACAAG GTTACTTTTCTCACCGTGAAACCATAAACGGCTCCTGGTACATTCAAGATTTGTGTGAGGCCCTCAGGAAGCACGGCTCGTCCTTGGAGTTCACAGAACTTCTTACCGTCGTTAACAGGAAAGTTTCTCATCGCAGCGTGGATATGTGCAGAGATATAAATGCTATAGGGAAAAAACAGattccttgttttgcttcaaTGCTGacaaaaaaactgtattttcatctAAAATCTAAGTAG